The following are from one region of the Dreissena polymorpha isolate Duluth1 chromosome 2, UMN_Dpol_1.0, whole genome shotgun sequence genome:
- the LOC127866266 gene encoding uncharacterized protein LOC127866266, protein MAECVTKDNQFYLVDCGEQFIRDYMELRDELYKQTQSLTTKSQLLWDVVRTLIVLLLPAMAMTGLATICHCLLPGLLGVTCTILLLSTAVGFVVLNLPPLNTAVNSYLDCKLYVPNFILCQCENCNGVDPNVTQMCMERTKRMKALQEEGDGAAKGPYTTIVGKFGGEKLGEGEKILSMNSNGNAIITRLPTSQTK, encoded by the exons atggCTGAATGCGTTACAAAAGACAATC agtTTTACCTGGTGGACTGTGGTGAGCAGTTCATCAGAGATTACATGGAACTAAGGGATGAGCTCTATAAACAG ACACAATCGCTGACTACGAAGAGCCAGTTACTGTGGGATGTTGTGCGGACACTCATAGTGCTGCTACTGCCAGCAATGGCCATGACTGGACTTGCAACCATCTGTCACTGTCTCCTGCCAGGATTACTAGGA GTCACATGTACAATCCTGCTATTGTCGACAGCTGTTGGGTTCGTCGTTCTTAACCTGCCTCCACTGAACACGGCTGTGAACTCGTACCTGGACTGCAAGCTGTATGTGCCAAACTTCATCCTGTGCCAGTGTGAGAACTGCAACGGGGTTGACCCGAATGTGACACAGATGTGCATGGAGCGCACCAAACGCATGAAGGCCCTCCAAGAGGAAGGGGATGGGGCAGCCAAGGGTCCGTACACCACCATTGTCGGCAAGTTTGGTGGAGAGAAGCTGGGAGAAGGGGAGAAGATCCTGTCCATGAACTCCAACGGAAACGCTATCATCACCAGACTACCAACAAGCCAGACAAAGTGA